The following are encoded in a window of Neomicrococcus lactis genomic DNA:
- a CDS encoding MetQ/NlpA family ABC transporter substrate-binding protein, translating to MRNKLILSLASIAAAVSLTACGASGTPSNSSTAAGSASSGGVTVVKVGANPVPHAKILEFVDQNLAKEAGIDLDIKEFDDYQTPNIALSEGSVDANYFMHEPFFNDQVKTKGYKFEHGTGVHIEPYAGFSEKYKTVEEIPDGATIGITNDPGNQPRALKMLEAAGLLKDIADDSAALTLTDAQNPKKLKFEENQPEILVQVAKDPKIDLAIINGNYILQAGMSTKDALIVESTENNPYANFLAWRTGEQSEGVKKLDELLHSDEVKKYIEDTWPSGDVIPAS from the coding sequence ATGCGCAACAAGCTCATTTTGTCCCTCGCCTCGATCGCGGCAGCTGTCTCTTTGACCGCTTGCGGCGCTTCCGGCACCCCTTCAAACTCCTCCACGGCAGCCGGTTCGGCAAGCTCTGGCGGAGTCACGGTAGTCAAGGTTGGAGCAAACCCAGTTCCACACGCCAAGATCCTCGAATTCGTAGACCAGAACCTTGCTAAGGAAGCTGGCATCGACTTGGACATCAAGGAATTTGATGACTACCAGACGCCAAACATCGCCTTGAGCGAAGGCAGCGTTGACGCCAACTACTTCATGCACGAGCCGTTCTTCAACGATCAGGTGAAGACCAAGGGCTACAAGTTTGAGCACGGCACCGGCGTTCACATCGAGCCTTACGCAGGCTTCTCCGAGAAGTACAAGACGGTCGAAGAGATTCCTGATGGCGCAACCATCGGCATCACCAATGACCCAGGTAACCAGCCACGCGCATTGAAGATGCTCGAAGCTGCTGGCTTGCTCAAGGACATCGCAGATGACTCCGCAGCCCTGACCTTGACGGACGCTCAGAACCCTAAGAAGCTCAAGTTCGAAGAGAACCAGCCAGAAATCTTGGTTCAGGTCGCTAAGGATCCAAAGATCGACCTTGCCATCATCAACGGCAACTACATCCTTCAGGCCGGCATGTCCACGAAGGACGCGCTGATCGTTGAGTCCACCGAGAACAACCCATACGCCAACTTCCTGGCTTGGCGCACCGGTGAACAGTCTGAAGGTGTAAAGAAGCTCGACGAGCTCTTGCACTCTGACGAGGTCAAGAAGTACATCGAAGACACGTGGCCATC
- a CDS encoding methionine ABC transporter ATP-binding protein, with translation MISITDLRKVYRQGSRDVVALDGVSLDVPQGNIHGIIGHSGAGKSTLVRCLTLLDRPTSGTVAINGKDLTNVSDKDLLTARRRIGMVFQHANLMDSRTTEENVAFPLELTGTPKDVREKKVQDLLRLTGLADFAKAYPSQLSGGQRQRVGIARALAADPDVLLCDEPTSALDPRTTEEILDLIRSLRDRLNITVLIITHEMHVVKRICDSVSLLEGGKIVESGNLSEVVAASGRLSEAVLPLPGAATSIADGPIVELLYSGDQAYTPVISAITRTFDIDVNVLAGSIEELGSSRFAHLRLQLDPSADVDAVVQFLSDRGIKATVKGA, from the coding sequence TTGATCTCCATTACCGATCTCCGCAAGGTCTACCGCCAAGGTAGCCGTGATGTTGTTGCGCTCGACGGCGTCTCTTTGGACGTTCCTCAGGGCAACATTCACGGCATCATCGGCCACTCCGGCGCTGGCAAGTCCACGCTGGTGCGATGCTTGACGCTTCTAGACAGGCCAACGTCTGGCACTGTTGCGATCAACGGCAAAGACCTCACCAACGTGAGTGATAAGGACTTGCTGACCGCTCGCCGTCGTATCGGCATGGTGTTCCAGCACGCCAACCTCATGGACTCCCGCACCACGGAAGAGAACGTTGCGTTCCCTCTTGAGCTGACGGGAACCCCGAAGGACGTTCGAGAAAAGAAGGTCCAAGACCTCTTGCGCTTGACCGGACTTGCGGACTTCGCGAAGGCCTACCCTTCTCAGCTTTCCGGTGGTCAGCGTCAGCGCGTGGGCATCGCCCGCGCCTTGGCCGCAGACCCCGATGTGCTGCTGTGCGACGAACCAACATCCGCGTTGGACCCCCGCACCACCGAAGAAATTCTTGACCTGATCCGTTCCTTGCGCGATCGCTTGAACATCACGGTGCTGATCATTACCCACGAGATGCACGTTGTGAAGCGCATTTGCGATTCCGTCTCCTTGCTCGAAGGCGGCAAGATCGTGGAAAGCGGCAACCTCTCTGAGGTCGTTGCAGCGTCCGGCCGTCTCTCTGAGGCTGTGCTTCCGTTGCCGGGTGCCGCAACCAGCATCGCCGATGGACCCATCGTTGAACTCTTGTACTCGGGTGATCAGGCCTACACGCCGGTCATCTCGGCCATCACCCGCACGTTCGATATTGACGTCAACGTGCTGGCAGGCTCCATCGAGGAGCTAGGAAGCTCGCGCTTCGCTCACTTGCGACTGCAGCTTGATCCGTCCGCGGATGTCGATGCCGTAGTGCAATTCCTGTCAGATCGTGGCATCAAAGCAACCGTGAAGGGGGCCTAA
- a CDS encoding methionine ABC transporter permease, producing MDWLNAFFANPGISRALLPALGETLQMISISGVLTILIGLPLGILLFTSRPGGLAPVPWLHAILSNIIVNITRSIPYAILMVALIPFTQLLVGTAIGPIAATVSLTIATVPFFSRLVEVALREVNAGKIDAAQVMGSTRMQIIKKVLLPESLPGIISGITTTLVMLVGYSAMAGLIGGGGLGRLAYNYGYQRFDTTVMIVTIVIMVVLVQLIQIIGDRIARAVDHR from the coding sequence GTGGACTGGTTGAACGCATTCTTTGCTAATCCTGGAATTTCGCGGGCTCTCTTACCTGCACTCGGCGAAACCTTGCAGATGATTTCCATCTCGGGTGTTTTGACGATCCTTATTGGTCTGCCTCTTGGCATCCTGCTCTTCACGTCTCGTCCCGGCGGGCTTGCTCCCGTACCGTGGCTTCACGCGATTCTGTCCAACATCATCGTGAACATCACGCGATCGATCCCCTACGCAATCCTCATGGTGGCCTTGATTCCGTTCACCCAGCTATTGGTGGGAACGGCCATTGGTCCTATTGCGGCCACGGTGTCCTTGACGATTGCAACGGTTCCGTTCTTCTCCCGTTTGGTTGAGGTCGCTCTGCGCGAAGTCAACGCAGGAAAGATCGACGCCGCACAGGTCATGGGTTCAACTCGAATGCAGATCATCAAGAAGGTTCTGCTTCCCGAGTCCTTACCCGGAATCATCTCCGGCATCACCACCACGCTGGTCATGCTTGTTGGTTACTCAGCGATGGCTGGCCTCATCGGTGGTGGCGGTCTCGGCCGTCTCGCCTACAACTACGGTTACCAGCGCTTCGACACCACCGTCATGATCGTGACAATCGTAATCATGGTGGTCTTGGTACAGCTGATTCAGATCATCGGCGACCGCATCGCTCGCGCCGTGGATCACCGCTAA